A region from the Mercenaria mercenaria strain notata chromosome 7, MADL_Memer_1, whole genome shotgun sequence genome encodes:
- the LOC128558212 gene encoding uncharacterized protein LOC128558212 encodes MDMDKNYSISLQTAQVVVHRHNQKLAIIHLDFKPVNINFSENADVVKLCDIGLSKLNSLNNTLTTFENQNELQPETPAYQVPEIILNHSPACNSTDVWSLSCIISEVFSEEQVWPLERDSLKGITELMEKKETLYSLRKMLEDQAIPRVINVVSRGLNYNSEERQAAIEFIAEFKSRYISVI; translated from the coding sequence ATGGATATGgacaaaaattattcaatttcacTGCAAACTGCGCAAGTTGTGGTACATCGGCATAACCAGAAACTGGCTATAATTCATCTTGACTTCAAGCCagtaaacattaatttttcagAGAATGCTGATGTTGTGAAACTGTGCGATATAGgtctttcaaaattaaattcaTTAAACAATACACTGACAACATTCGAAAATCAAAACGAACTTCAGCCCGAAACACCTGCCTACCAAGTACCTGAAATAATTTTGAACCACTCACCTGCTTGTAACAGCACGGATGTTTGGAGCTTGTCATGCATCATATCTGAGGTATTTTCAGAAGagcaagtatggcctctagagagagaTTCTCTGAAGGGAATCACTGAACTAATGGAAAAGAAGGAAACACTATACAGTCTCAGAAAAATGTTGGAAGATCAGGCTATTCCAAGAGTGATAAACGTGGTCAGTCGTGGCCTGAATTACAACAGTGAAGAGCGGCAGGCAGCTATTGAATTTATTGCAGAGTTTAAATCTAGATATATCTCAGTTATATAG